The genomic stretch CTGAAAAAGGTTTGCGGGATGGCTTTCTTACCTTCTTCATAACACTATCGATCACGGCGAAGAATACTTCATCACTCATAGAATCGATCTTCTCACCCATCTCTTCATGAGTCTTTACACCGAGCTCTCTCATCAACTCTCTCTCAAAATCTTCACCTAGAGGGATGGTGAGGTTCTGCCTCAACCTTAAAGGTAGACGCCTAATCCTTCTTAAATAGCATGGCATAGATACTCACCGATTCACTAACTATCTTCGACGGGGTGTATCTTCTTCGGGATCGTCTATTCCTTTTTCATTAAGTATAAAAACTGCTTCTCTCTCGGGATGGTAAGGGCTATCTACCATACGGGCAATTCTATTCTTCGCAGCCTTTCTCAAATAGATCCTATATGTTGTCGTGTGCGCCACTACATGACCACCCGTAGGTTTGGATGGATCGCCAAAGAATACATCTGGAGCGGCCTGGACCTGGTTGGTAACGACGAAGGCCACATTATACGCTTCGGCAGTCCTCAATAATAGATGCATGAAGTGGTTCAACCTCTGCTGCCTTTCAGCCAAAGTACTTCTACCAAGAAATTCGACCCTAAAATGGGCAACTGCTGAATCTACAACTACTAACTTTATGTTATTCTCAGTAATGACGCTACCCAATTCTCCCACGATGAGTTCTTGATGCGCACTATTATACGCTTTCGCAACGATGATCCTTTGTAAAACCTGTTCAGGGTTTAATCCACGCGCACTCGCTATTTCGATTATACGCTCGGGTCGAAAAGTATTCTCAGTATCTATATAAACGGCACCGGCCTGAAGACCGCCCTTTTCTTTTGGGAGTTGTACAGTTACACATAGAGTGTGGCATATCTGGGTCTTTCCAGAGCCGAACTCTCCATAAAATTCTGTCACAGCCTGTGTCTCGATCCCTCCACCTAAAAGTTCATCGAGATTCTTTGAGCCAGTCGTAATCCTCTCTATCGATTGCCTTCTCTTATATATTTCACTGGCAGAAATGAAATCCTTCTCCAATCTACCGAGTTCGACGAGCTTTAGCCTCGCTTTATTACAGAGTTCTATCGCCTTATGCAGATCCCAACCTAAAGCATCGGCAATCTCCATAGGCCCTCTGATTGTAAGATCAAGGATTGTGTATATCCCTGCATCGATCAGTTTTTGCTTTGTGACCGGGCCTATACCCTCAAGTGTATCCAACTCCAACTCTTCGTTGCTCATACCATAAATTTTAAACAACATGTATATATTAAGTCTTTTCAACCTTGATCATCGAAAGATTCACCGATCCAATAACCGATCATCTTGGTAAAAATTTCAAATAAAGTCTTTTACCATGAGATATGCATCTTCTCCATCGAGATAATACCTTTCTATCCTCTTTTTAATTCTAAAACCAAAACGGCGATAAAACTGTATTGCAGATTCATTACTCACTCTTACTTGAAGTTCAACACGCTTCACTCTATTGGATAAATGTTGAAGAGCCATTTCCAATAACTTTGTACCCACTCCCTTCCTTCTCCATCTTTCATCTACAGCTAATGAGATTATTAAACCTACATCATTCAATATAGATGAGATGATATACCCAACTACATAATCATCTTCTTCAGCCACCAAAAACCTCTCAGACTCATTCGTTAAGTAGTATATGAATATACTTAGATCATAAGGCTGGTCAAATGATGATCTTTCAATCTCTAAGACTCGGTTCAAATCTCTCCATTCGCACCTTCTAACCTTTATCAAAGGTATCATAATAGCTTCATTCATCGATAGTAGTAATGCTTTCTCTTTACGCTATGGGGCTTAAGACAGAATAAAGGAGAAAAATGAAAAAATTGACAGAATTGGAGCTATTTTAGATAGTTAAATTCTTATCATACATCTAGCGATGTAAAGAATTTGATTGTTATATTGAATTGAATAGCTATTCAATAAACGTACATTACTTTCAACATTAACTTTCAGCCTCAAATTCCATAATGGTTATTGGTTTTAACGATTTTTGCTTTTTGCATCGGCAACACCAACTACAGAAACTGAAGTTAGACATGTAAAAATCCTGTGATGATTTTACCTTTTGCATTTCGAATCAACTCTAGCGATCTCTTCCCTTAAAGCTTTTTCGGATTTTACTATCCACTTATGCCCTTTCCAACCTCCTCTTTTTTACCAATAACTCCACATAATCATACATAGTGCATGATGGAGTATTGAGTTGATACCGATAAAGCTTCAGATTTATGATAGATTTTTACCGTTGCTCCATTCAAGTAACAGATATATATCAAACCTAAAATTAAATTATTGCTGAGCTCGCTAAATAGTAAAGGTGGGGACGTCGTCTAGCATGGTTCCTCTGGAACCCTGGAGAGGAAGGACAACAGGCTCCAGAGGTCAACTACGGGTTCTCTGACGTAATGGATGATGTCCATCTGGAGCGGAGGAACCTGTAGGTCGTGGGTTCAAATCCCACCGTCCCCACCATCTTTTATTCAATATCATAGGGATGAAGTCTTGAGCTGTAGTTTGCTATTATCCTTTATATAAAAGCTAGGAGATTCTAGTCTTTAGGTGGAGGATTTTATGAAATTCGTATTCAAAGTCACCTTTATACCTAAGGCGAGCTGGGTCGATGATATTTACTTGGGGAATATGTTGATAGAGGTGTTGGCTGCGATAAGGGATAGGCAGAACGTCTTCGATTTTGAAGTTTCGAAGGAGAGCGTAAGTTAATATATTCACATTTATGAAGATTATAAATGTGGTTATGAGGAGCTATAAAGCTATAAGATCGAGGATGAGATGATTTCGATAATCCTACGAGGCTACTGATCAAATTCATCTACAATTTCTTTGAATCTATCCATCTCGTAAGATTTTTGGGCCTTGAGAGGGAGGAAGCCGTCTTTAATAAGTTTATTCAAAATGTAAGCTGAGTAGGCAGGTGCTCCTGTCGCTCCCGGTGAGTTAAAGTTTACGATATGGCAAGAATAATCATTTCTCAATTCGATCGCTTCAGGCACAAAACCCTTCTTATCTATGACAGAGTTGCGGACACCAGCCAACCCTTTGCGAATCAGATATTCATTCTTCAATTCGGGTACGAACCTCCTCACTCTATTACACATCTCCCTCTTAAACAGAGAGCTCCTCCACTCCCTTGAAACCAACGTGATGAATTCCTTATCAACGAATAACCTCAATTTATTGGTTATGGGTTTCTCAAAGATTTCATATAAAAGCTCCAGAGGATTGTTAGCTAGACCGTTATACGTTTCCGAACTGGCTACAAGTACCGCGTTGGGCCCGATTTCTCTTACACCATTATAACGAACTATAAAGTGAGGGTCTAGGAAAGGATACTCTTTGATGTAGGGGACGGTGTAGATGTTGCGATGGATCAATTCTCCAAATTTCGGCTCTACAACCCAGTACTCTCCTCGAAAGTGGAGGTCTGTATACTCCAAACCTAAATCCATACTCTGTGCGATCTTTAAAGAACTACCGCCAGAACTATTTATCACGTAATCTACTTGGAATGGCTCTTCTCTATCCTTAACGAAGATATTCAACTTCCCGTTCTGAACCTCTATCCTCAAGACCTGGTGATTCGTCAAAAATTTCACACCAAACGCTTCAGCATCATACCTTAACGCTTCGGCGAACTTCTTGAAGTCTACAGCGGTATCGGTTTTACATAATACGGCAGCTACACATTCTACATGAGGCTCGAACTTTTTCACTTCTTTACCATCAAGGAATTCAAGCTCACTCTCATCCATGCCATTCTCAAGGCCCCACTTCATATATTTGTAAAGTTCTTTCACATCCTCCTCATTCAAAGCTATCTTATAGGTGCCAATCTGTGCCCACGGTAGGTTCTTCTCCTTGGCATAATCGAGCCAAAACTTTTCATAAGATAGTTGAGAGCTTTGGGCGAAGATCTTCTTCTTCGCTGGATTGAGGTAGAATGGTCTATGCATAACACCCGTGTTGCGAAGTGTTGCATGTAGACCAACGTCAGCCTCCTTTTCAAAGACCAGTATAGAAGCGTTGCAGATTCTGGATGCCCAGTATGCGAATGATGTTCCTAGAATACCTGCACCTATGATCGCTAACCTGATCGACATTTTGCACCATTAAAAAAAAGTAGGTCGATAGATTTATCCTTTTATAGGGATCTATCACTACCGATTATAGATGTGAACTTCTTCCAACAATTCTTACAGAACCATTCGCCCTTTCTGTAGAGTTCAAGGGGAGAGTTAGAGTAATGCATAACACAGTCCAAATCGTTACAATGAAGGAGTCCCAGTGTGTGACCGAATTCATGAATCAAAACCTTTCTGAACTGCTTCTCAAAGAATGGCCTTCCCTTACTTGCATAGTAGAAGATTTCTTCGAACCCCTTCCAAAAGTTCGGATTTATTCGAGCTGATGAAATTATAGCCGAACCGATCGTAGCCAGACCGAAGATGTAATTCATATTACCCGTATAGATATCGGCAGATGTCAGTATGATGATCACATCGTCCTCTCTCATCCGAATGCCCAATTCTAGAATCGCATCGGCAAGGTACTGTCTACCGAATGTGGTCATTCGATAGGGAATCTTACTCAGACTTAAAACTTCGCCTGAGATTTTTACACTTACGTATTCTACAAATGCCTCCCTATATGTATTTAAAGCAAAATGTAGATCAGCATCTGGCACATCATCTGTAGGGACGATCTTCACATCGATATTAACCCTCTTCGATTTCAATGGCCCTTCACCTATAACTTCAGAATCCTCCCATTCACTCTATCATCTAGAGTTATGATCCCTATAGATTTGTAAAGGGCGGGGAATGTATCGGTCGCGCTACCCGGATTGAAATACAATACTCCTCCTCTCACTTCACTCTTCGCTATATGAGTATGGCCATAAATCATCACATCCACCCCTTTGAACACCTTCGATGATCTATCGATCGGGTTGAATGGTATGAAGCCTTCGACTGAATGAGTAACTCCTATTTTAAACCCTCTTACTTCGAAAGTATCGATACGTGGTAACGCACTTTTAACTTCAGGTGAATCCATATTACCATGAACCCCTCTAAACCTGCCCAATCCTTTTAAACCATCGACAACATCCATACTCGTATAATCACCAGCATGAATTATAATATCAACATCTCTTAATTCATCGATGACCCTACTAGGAATTTCTATAAACGAAGTCTTATGTGTATCTGATAAAACACCAATTCTCATTCAACCTTGATAAAGCCCATCGATCTAATAAATTTGTAGCCTTTTTAGTATCGAGTATTAACTATCATATAAAGGTATCACAAGAGGTTATTGGCCTCCTATCTTAGGCGACTTTGCAAATATGAAAAAGCCAAAGATAGCTCCCACCATCAAAAGGGATGAGATTATAATAAGTAGAAATGGTGGTGAATACGAGTAGACATATCCACCGATCAAGGAACCGATGGTCGCGCCGAAGTAATATGAGAGATCCATGAAGGTTTCAGATCTACCTCTCAAATTCTGCTCCACCATTTTCGCTACGATCGACCTCTCCATACCATAGATCAATGCACTACATACATTTAGTAAAGCCATGGCGATGAATAGAGTGATCTTCATATTGAGAAGGAAGAGCAAGGGTGTCAGAGCTTCGCAGAGTATAAGAATTGAGTAAGAGATGGGAGGCTTTATCATAACCACGAGTCTGGTCAGAGGTAGGGCAAAGGTGTAAGCGATTGAAGATAGAGATACTATCAGACCCCATTCGGTGAAGGATACTATATTGGCATAATTGACAGCGTAAAGGATGGAGAAGTAGTAAAGGGCGAAGATACCGATCAATAGGACAAAACTACGTAACATTACAAGTTTCTTCACAATATCTGGTAGCCTTTGAAAGTCCTTTACAACATTTATATATGGCTTATATAACATCTTAATATTGAGATACTTAACACTCTCCATCGTTTCTGACAAAACTCTCCATCTGATCGACCCAATAATGAGTGTAATAAGACCTCCGAAGATGAATCCGATCCTCAAGCCCAAAAGGCCGTAAGAATCCCTAAAGTAACCGCCAAGTATCGATGTGACTGTAAAAGGTAAGTGATTTATGATAAGGGCTAGAGTGAATGTACTCATCAACCGTCCACTACCCACAGAGTCCATTATCATAGCGTTAAATGCAGGGAAGTAGAGGCATGAAATACCTTCAATCATCGCTGCTAAGAAGAACTCGAATTCCTCATCGGCCAATGCATATAAGAATTGAGAGAGGCTAAGAAGGTAGGTCCCTATCCAGATGGGTTTCTTCCTACCGATGTGGTCTGTAAGGAATCCGCCCAATATTAAGAAACATATGCAGGTGATGTTGTGAATAGATGCAACGATTCCAGCTGTAACCGCACTACCGGTTATCGTGTAAATGTACTCAGAAAGGAATGGATAAGTGATACCCATCGATAAGCTCAAAAAACCGGACGTGATCAGTAAGATCTTGACGTTGGAATGAAGCTCCTTGAACATCATCGACACCGAGAGTGTCATTTAACAGTTATATCACAGCCCTTCCATCTGCCATTACCTTGGTAGATCGTAATACCAAGGTTTTCATCGTATAATCGACCTTAATCTATTGACAGATCCAAATTTATGGATAAACCTACTTAAGCTCTTTGATTATATTTATAAGCTTAAAAGAGAAAGATGTAATGATCAAGAGGCTCGATGATAGGTATGAAGTTTGAAATGGCGAGGGCGGCTAGAATCGCTGTGGAAGAGTGTATGAAGGTTAAAGGTGATGAAGAGGTCTGTATAGTGACAGATGTGAATATGCTATCGATCGCTGAAGCACTAGCGTATGCAACCAAAAGTATAGGGGCTGAGACTACCATGGTTATAATGAGCACGAGGGAGATGCATGGGAATGAGCCACCAAGAGTTGTGAGTCAAGCGATGCTCGGTGCAGATGTCGTCTTAGCCCCGACGACCTATTCCATCACACATACAAGCGCAAGAGTAAAGGCGAGTGAAGCTGGTGCGAGGGTCTTAATACTAAGAGGTGTGACTGAAGAGATGATGAGCAGAGGGGCGATGCTCGCAGACTACAAAAAGGTGAGAGAGGATACGGAAAAGGTTGCAGATATTTTAACGAAAGGTAGAATGGTTAGAGTGACGAGTAAATTTGGCACAGATGTTGAGTTCAGCATAGAGGGGAGAGAGGCCTTCGTATTGGCAGGTTTTTACAACCCAAAGGTCGGCTTCGCAGTCCTTCCCGATGGTGAAGCACCTATAGCTCCCGTCGAAGGTACAGCCAATGGTACGATCGTGTTTGATACATCGATGGATGGTATCGGTCTATTGAGTGAACCTATACGACTTACAGTAAGTAATGGTAAGGTTACAAAGATCGAAGGGGGTAAAGAAGCTGGAAGATTAAGAGAGATAATAGAGGGTGCTGATGAGAATGCTACAAATATCGCCGAATTCGCCATAGGGACGAACCCGAAGGCAAGAATCATAGGGATCTTGGCAGAGGATAAAAAGAGGATGGGTAGTGTTCATTTCGCTCTAGGTAGTAGCTTCACATTGGGAGGTAAAGTCAAGAGTAAGATACATGTAGATGGGCTCATAAAAGAGCCTACAGTCATTGTGGATGGGAAGGAGATAGTTAAGGAAGGAAGGCTCATTCTATAATTTAGCTTAGAAATTCCTTAATGTATAATGGCGATGAAGGTTACACAAGGCTCAAAGGTGGTTAAATCTGTTATCGTTCTTCAGACCGAATCATCGTAGAATGCAGATGCTGTAAATTCTACATATATGGCTTTCTTTCTCCCCTTTCGAGTATTTCAGGCCTCATCCCTTTCTTTGTAGCTTCTATATCAAAATCTATGTAAGCTAGAGCGAAGCTTTTCAACTTTTCGAAGAACTCCTTCAATGTACCTTCATCGAACATCGACATGAGTGAAGGGTTAGACAACCATTGTAACCATCCCAGATTGCTACGGCCTATCGCATTTATACATTCAAAACAGGCGCTGATGTAATCTAATCGATCCTTCGGTGATAACTTACTGATCCTTTCTTTGGCCTCTTCCCTACTCTTTATCCAATCGGACAATCTTACTCACTACCATATCTTAATACAAACTCTCTTAAATGGCTTTATGTGAATTAATGTAACTTTATCGTAACTTTTATTTTTTAACTTCGTAGAGATAAATTCTACGCCACTCCACCTCTTTTATACGAATCGGTTTCCAACCTCG from Nitrososphaerales archaeon encodes the following:
- the radA gene encoding DNA repair and recombination protein RadA; amino-acid sequence: MSNEELELDTLEGIGPVTKQKLIDAGIYTILDLTIRGPMEIADALGWDLHKAIELCNKARLKLVELGRLEKDFISASEIYKRRQSIERITTGSKNLDELLGGGIETQAVTEFYGEFGSGKTQICHTLCVTVQLPKEKGGLQAGAVYIDTENTFRPERIIEIASARGLNPEQVLQRIIVAKAYNSAHQELIVGELGSVITENNIKLVVVDSAVAHFRVEFLGRSTLAERQQRLNHFMHLLLRTAEAYNVAFVVTNQVQAAPDVFFGDPSKPTGGHVVAHTTTYRIYLRKAAKNRIARMVDSPYHPEREAVFILNEKGIDDPEEDTPRRR
- the rimI gene encoding ribosomal protein S18-alanine N-acetyltransferase; translated protein: MNEAIMIPLIKVRRCEWRDLNRVLEIERSSFDQPYDLSIFIYYLTNESERFLVAEEDDYVVGYIISSILNDVGLIISLAVDERWRRKGVGTKLLEMALQHLSNRVKRVELQVRVSNESAIQFYRRFGFRIKKRIERYYLDGEDAYLMVKDFI
- a CDS encoding FAD-dependent oxidoreductase, which produces MSIRLAIIGAGILGTSFAYWASRICNASILVFEKEADVGLHATLRNTGVMHRPFYLNPAKKKIFAQSSQLSYEKFWLDYAKEKNLPWAQIGTYKIALNEEDVKELYKYMKWGLENGMDESELEFLDGKEVKKFEPHVECVAAVLCKTDTAVDFKKFAEALRYDAEAFGVKFLTNHQVLRIEVQNGKLNIFVKDREEPFQVDYVINSSGGSSLKIAQSMDLGLEYTDLHFRGEYWVVEPKFGELIHRNIYTVPYIKEYPFLDPHFIVRYNGVREIGPNAVLVASSETYNGLANNPLELLYEIFEKPITNKLRLFVDKEFITLVSREWRSSLFKREMCNRVRRFVPELKNEYLIRKGLAGVRNSVIDKKGFVPEAIELRNDYSCHIVNFNSPGATGAPAYSAYILNKLIKDGFLPLKAQKSYEMDRFKEIVDEFDQ
- a CDS encoding matrixin family metalloprotease, with product MKSKRVNIDVKIVPTDDVPDADLHFALNTYREAFVEYVSVKISGEVLSLSKIPYRMTTFGRQYLADAILELGIRMREDDVIIILTSADIYTGNMNYIFGLATIGSAIISSARINPNFWKGFEEIFYYASKGRPFFEKQFRKVLIHEFGHTLGLLHCNDLDCVMHYSNSPLELYRKGEWFCKNCWKKFTSIIGSDRSL
- a CDS encoding metallophosphatase family protein yields the protein MRIGVLSDTHKTSFIEIPSRVIDELRDVDIIIHAGDYTSMDVVDGLKGLGRFRGVHGNMDSPEVKSALPRIDTFEVRGFKIGVTHSVEGFIPFNPIDRSSKVFKGVDVMIYGHTHIAKSEVRGGVLYFNPGSATDTFPALYKSIGIITLDDRVNGRILKL
- a CDS encoding MFS transporter — its product is MFKELHSNVKILLITSGFLSLSMGITYPFLSEYIYTITGSAVTAGIVASIHNITCICFLILGGFLTDHIGRKKPIWIGTYLLSLSQFLYALADEEFEFFLAAMIEGISCLYFPAFNAMIMDSVGSGRLMSTFTLALIINHLPFTVTSILGGYFRDSYGLLGLRIGFIFGGLITLIIGSIRWRVLSETMESVKYLNIKMLYKPYINVVKDFQRLPDIVKKLVMLRSFVLLIGIFALYYFSILYAVNYANIVSFTEWGLIVSLSSIAYTFALPLTRLVVMIKPPISYSILILCEALTPLLFLLNMKITLFIAMALLNVCSALIYGMERSIVAKMVEQNLRGRSETFMDLSYYFGATIGSLIGGYVYSYSPPFLLIIISSLLMVGAIFGFFIFAKSPKIGGQ
- a CDS encoding aminopeptidase — protein: MIGMKFEMARAARIAVEECMKVKGDEEVCIVTDVNMLSIAEALAYATKSIGAETTMVIMSTREMHGNEPPRVVSQAMLGADVVLAPTTYSITHTSARVKASEAGARVLILRGVTEEMMSRGAMLADYKKVREDTEKVADILTKGRMVRVTSKFGTDVEFSIEGREAFVLAGFYNPKVGFAVLPDGEAPIAPVEGTANGTIVFDTSMDGIGLLSEPIRLTVSNGKVTKIEGGKEAGRLREIIEGADENATNIAEFAIGTNPKARIIGILAEDKKRMGSVHFALGSSFTLGGKVKSKIHVDGLIKEPTVIVDGKEIVKEGRLIL
- a CDS encoding DUF2153 domain-containing protein, which gives rise to MSDWIKSREEAKERISKLSPKDRLDYISACFECINAIGRSNLGWLQWLSNPSLMSMFDEGTLKEFFEKLKSFALAYIDFDIEATKKGMRPEILERGERKPYM